From Ananas comosus cultivar F153 linkage group 8, ASM154086v1, whole genome shotgun sequence, one genomic window encodes:
- the LOC109713706 gene encoding scarecrow-like protein 27, which yields MKGMPFNAQIKGALEEVVERRRLFAGKGVGGEEEAIFWVSKACGGGGHKEGSEPRSVLDRRRSPSPPTSSSTFSSSLGGGGGGGGASDVAAVPDNNPAAAHQWPLSSPVGGGGASDLPPMTATAEAAGVGHEMGFVGGGGERCGLGGGDEWEAMLSGSAAASAAAAVPEQSFLRWIMGDAVEGGAGNAAPGFGFVDHPSSFGLELIGAAFGSASAVSHSAPPHPHPPHPLASNVSSSGGFSPTSSNNSINKIPSFGNQIAESLLSPLPAALLHNPMEEKPQLFGPSGLLLNPLQQQQQPHAPPSPGFFVPVASSYAAAHVEHQLLLPPRPKRHHAIPGEPTCQIPFGGASSELFLRPSQLPPQPQNSGFPRPQPVRHDAQPRPTKPKAAAGHEAAAASVGVGVGLHPPPPPPLPQQQQQQAVADQLIEAAKMVEAGNAVGARGILARLNQHLPAPVGKPLLRSAFYFKEALGLVLSNSPDPLPNSPSPLDVVFKLSAYKAFSEVSPVLHFANFTRVQALLEELGAADRISVIDFDIGVGGHWSSFMQELAQRRRCTAAGSAPALKITAFISPPSSHHPLELHLVRENLSRFAADLDIPFEFSFLTLESFHPSDLLSVGDEAIAVNLPLSSSHDPSFPTLLRLVKQLAPKIVVSVDHGFDRCDLPFASHFLCALQSHVSLLDSIDASGASFDVADKIERFLLQPRIESALLGAHRVAEKMPHWKTLFSSAGFAPVQFSNFTETQAECLLKRVQVRGFHVEKRQASLFLYWQRRELVSVSAWRC from the coding sequence ATGAAGGGGATGCCCTTCAATGCCCAAATCAAGGGGGCGCTGGAAGAGGTAGTGGAGCGGAGAAGGTTGTTTGCGGGGAAAGGGGTAGGGGGGGAGGAAGAGGCCATTTTTTGGGTGAGCAAAGCTTGTGGTGGTGGGGGACACAAGGAAGGGTCCGAACCCCGCTCGGTTCTGGATCGGCGCCGGAGCCCTAGCCcacccacctcctcctccaccttctcctcctccctcggcggcggaggcggcggaggcggcgcttCCGACGTGGCGGCGGTTCCCGACAACaaccccgccgccgcccaccaATGGCCCCTCTCCAGccccgtcggcggcggcggagcctcGGATCTGCCGCCCAtgacggcgacggcggaggcggcgggggTGGGGCACGAGATGGGGTTTGTGGGGGGCGGGGGGGAGAGGTGTGGGTTGGGCGGCGGGGACGAGTGGGAGGCGATGCTCTcgggctccgccgccgcctccgccgcggcggcggtgcCGGAGCAGAGCTTCCTCCGGTGGATCATGGGCGATGCGGTCGAGGGCGGCGCCGGCAATGCCGCCCCGGGCTTCGGCTTCGTCGACCACCCTTCGAGCTTCGGCCTCGAGCTCATTGGAGCTGCTTTTGGCTCTGCTTCCGCAGTAAGCCACTCCGctcctcctcatcctcatcctcctcatccTTTAGCTTCCAACGTTTCTTCGAGCGGTGGGTTTTCTCCCACGAGCTCTAACAACAGCATCAACAAGATCCCCAGCTTCGGCAACCAAATTGCCGAGTCCCTCCTCTCGCCGCTTCCCGCTGCGTTGCTCCACAATCCCATGGAGGAAAAGCCGCAACTTTTCGGCCCTTCGGGGCTGCTCCTTAATccgctgcagcagcagcagcagccccaCGCCCCGCCGAGCCCCGGCTTCTTCGTCCCCGTTGCGTCGTCCTACGCCGCCGCCCACGTCGAGCACCAgctcctcctccctccccgACCCAAGCGCCACCACGCCATCCCCGGCGAACCCACTTGCCAAATCCCCTTCGGCGGCGCCAGCTCGGAGCTCTTCCTCCGCCCGAGCCAGCTACCGCCGCAGCCGCAGAATTCGGGCTTTCCGCGCCCACAACCTGTTCGACACGACGCCCAGCCGAGGCCGACGAAGCCCAAAGCCGCCGCGGGGCACGAAGCTGCGGCTGCGAgcgtgggcgtgggcgtgggcctgcacccgccgccgccgccgcctctgccacagcagcagcagcagcaggcggTGGCGGACCAGCTGATCGAGGCGGCGAAGATGGTCGAGGCCGGTAACGCCGTCGGCGCGCGTGGGATATTGGCGCGGCTCAATCAACACCTCCCCGCTCCCGTGGGGAAGCCACTCCTCCGCTCCGCCTTCTACTTCAAAGAGGCCCTCGGCCTCGTCCTCTCCAACTCCCCCGACCCCCTCCCCAATTCGCCCTCCCCGTTGGACGTCGTCTTCAAGCTCAGCGCCTACAAGGCCTTCTCCGAGGTCTCCCCCGTCCTCCACTTCGCCAACTTCACCCGCGTCCAAGCCTTGCTCGAAGAGCTCGGCGCCGCCGACCGCATCAGCGTAATCGACTTCGACATCGGTGTCGGCGGGCACTGGTCGTCCTTCATGCAGGAGCTAGCTCAGCGGCGGCGCTGCACCGCCGCGGGATCGGCCCCGGCCCTCAAAATCACAGCTTTTATCTCCCCCCCCTCCTCCCACCACCCCCTCGAGCTCCACCTCGTCCGCGAGAACCTCTCCCGCTTCGCCGCCGACCTCGACATCCCATTCGAATTCAGCTTCCTAACCTTAGAATCGTTCCACCCCTCCGACCTCCTCTCCGTAGGCGATGAGGCCATTGCCGTGAACCTTCCTCTGAGCTCCTCCCACGACCCCTCGTTCCCGACCCTTCTCCGCCTCGTGAAGCAGCTCGCCCCCAAGATCGTCGTCTCGGTCGACCACGGCTTCGACCGCTGCGACCTCCCCTTCGCCTCCCACTTCCTCTGCGCCCTGCAGTCCCACGTCTCCCTCCTCGACTCCATCGACGCCTCGGGCGCCAGCTTCGACGTCGCCGACAAGATCGAGCGGTTCCTGCTGCAGCCGAGGATAGAGAGCGCCTTGCTGGGCGCACACCGGGTTGCCGAGAAAATGCCGCATTGGAAAACTCTCTTTTCGTCGGCCGGGTTCGCACCCGTCCAATTCAGCAACTTCACGGAGACGCAGGCAGAGTGCCTTCTTAAAAGAGTGCAGGTAAGAGGATTCCACGTGGAGAAGCGCCAGGCCTCACTCTTCCTCTACTGGCAGCGGCGCGAGCTCGTTTCCGTCTCGGCGTGGAGGTGCTGA